Proteins encoded by one window of Crassostrea angulata isolate pt1a10 chromosome 9, ASM2561291v2, whole genome shotgun sequence:
- the LOC128162538 gene encoding von Willebrand factor D and EGF domain-containing protein-like, with translation MHFLRLFSVLVIGTLIEGFHPDTCSSYTTITGQYQRSCKYTLQSNDIAISDNFLSEGWYRFDSGAGNDMVTQAPSITQCGTIYPIWLQGELPSDADGEVNRTACIVGFAGPCSKTITIQIKSCGDFRVYHLVPAPQTSTGYCIGEKSPCPWGQTSKTGFTPCQDFIPKSTNPSVNVSLENKRLPNMPLLIKPVEPVFKCLFGEPFGGPYWYDTFWYINTDTVKVVKSQLYNSNQSWLYPNDWVDNYDLNMVVQCSVRVRQFQKGIPGHHNFSENFPAGMFPSSFSHKLKEGEMISIKLTVTVPVGCFDINHQNNCKTSIFLLTPEYRSSTDSCKPLSNQGGLAFDEKGCGIVIKSSTWWEEKILNVIGKSDGIINHLGERNLHIKLGSITESPDDISRVWYNFTMPDIKIRLYDKDDHMTNKLCYADTDPRMKTFDGKAWTASLAGEFVMYRDTRRKITVHAIFSSCKWNDWSGQGYCGCGIAVRVENSLFAYRTCEKISNHFSKPLIHHDTVYHICDDRHTVVDIGNPYTTITLPNGAQVQYYIGKNWLYEIHVTPSIFDEGNVEGLCGNPNNDSSDDFILQGSTESTLNSTVFQASWRVDINSTESLFGPNAVFNNNNFELPRYCDCTEEIKDNEYSISKYHNAKCSVASSAIMCSQTTPNSLTSTCTHYQNRYKRDSIKMDFNRLIEKRSAESDEVIEIMPLTIDPSFDPDFIPPTPSWKNGWNEVTARKHCENIILNNPARISCQNYIPLKESTDISIEQCVLDIRDSGSTEFSKYTLESLNHFCLDQIKKYEKYHVKNGFKRASVVDAIGKLVCPNDCSSHGVCNKGQCKCRAPYIGVDCSFTASIPPTNVTLPENGLCKTSKRACKKTNIFGFFHSEVVYAKLEEFEITDLGKTDRLSTATLKTTHITPTILRINLPTINLRRRSSYGNLYGIGFHISLSYDNMHFGESMPIVIFNDICYTCSASTLECNITRTCEDSSSSQNINIKKEKEGNDISLALITALCIVSVIILAVVCVLLYLKIRTTTCLSPKNDIKSPSSKCGECSPHLYETTNTDSITSQPPNYESLSPKSFITT, from the exons ATGCACTTCTTACGGTTATTTAGCGTACTGGTCATCGGTACGCTAATTGAAGGATTCCATCCAG acaCTTGTTCGTCATACACAACTATAACTGGACAGTACCAACGATCATGTAAATACACACTACAATCAAACGACATTGCCATCAGTGACAACTTCCTGTCTGAAGGATGGTATCGTTTTGACAGTGGTGCTGGAAATGATATGGTGACACAAGCACCTTCAATCACACAATGCGGTACCATATACCCGATATGGTTACAAG GAGAATTACCGTCTGATGCGGATGGAGAAGTTAATAGAACTGCCTGTATAGTGGGATTTGCCGGCCCATGTTCAAAAACAATTACCATTCAAATTAAAAGCTGTGGAGATTTTAGGGTTTACCATTTGGTACCGGCACCTCAGACATCCACTGGATACTGCATag gggAAAAATCGCCTTGTCCCTGGGGACAAACATCAAAAACTGGATTTACCCCTTGTCAAG attTCATTCCCAAAAGCACAAACCCATCGGTGAATGTCTCATTGGAAAATAAACGTCTTCCAAACATGCCTTTATTAATAAAACCAGTGGAACctgtttttaaatgtttgtttggtGAGCCCTTTGGCGGTCCATACTGGTATGACACCTTCTGGTATATTAATACGGACACTGTCAAAGTGGTAAAATCACAACTGTACAACAGCAACCAAAGCTGGCTGTATCCCAACGACTGGGTCGACAACTATGATTTAAATATGGTG GTACAATGTTCAGTACGTGTTCGACAATTCCAAAAAGGCATCCCAGGTCATCACAACTTCAGTGAAAATTTTCCAGCTGGAATGTTT CCCTCGTCCTTTTCACACAAACTCAAAGAAGGGGAAATGATTTCCATAAAATTAACAGTTACTGTCCCTGTTGGatgttttgatataaatcatcaaaataactGTAAAACTAGTATATTCTTACTAACTCCGGAGTATCGTTCTTCAACTGATTCATGCAAGCCTCTAAGTAACCAAGGTGGCTTAGCATTTGACGAAAAGGGATGTGGAATTGTCATCAAAAGCTCTACTTGGTGGGAAGAAAAGATTCTTAATGTTATCGGCAAATCAGATGGAATAATTAATCATCTCGGAGAGAGAAACTTACATATCAAGCTAGGTTCTATAACAGAAAGTCCAGACGATATATCGAGAGTTTGGTACAACTTCACCATGCCTGATATTAAG ATTCGTCTATATGACAAGGACGACCATATGACAAACAAACTGTGCTATGCTGATACAGATCCCAGAATGAAAACTTTTGACGGAAAAGCATGGACGGCGTCTTTAGCAGGAGAATTTGTCATGTATAGGGATACACGAAGAAAAATAACA gtgCATGCTATTTTTTCCTCTTGTAAGTGGAATGATTGGTCGGGTCAAGGATATTGTGGTTGCGGAATTGCCGTTAGAGTAGAAAACTCTCTGTTTGCTTATCGGACTTGCGAGAAAATATCCAATCATTTTAGTAAACCTCTAATCCATCATGATACTGTGTATCATATTTGTGACGATCGCCATACGGTAGTAGATATTGGAAACCCATATACAACG ataactcttcctaaTGGAGCTCAAGTACAGTATTACATAGGGAAGAATTGGCTTTATGAAATCCACGTTACACCTTCCATCTTTGACGAGGGCAATGTTGAGGGGTTATGTGGAAACCCAAATAACGACAGTTCTGACGATTTCATCCTTCAAGGGTCGACAGAATCGACTTTAAACTCAACAGTCTTCCAAGCAAGTTGGAG GGTTGATATAAATTCTACGGAGAGCCTCTTTGGTCCCAATGCAGTGTTcaacaataataattttgagTTGCCGCGATATTGTGACTGTACTGAAGAAATTAAAGACAATGAATACAGCATTTCTAAATACCACAATGCAAAATGTTCTGTTGCTTCATCAGCTATCATGTGTTCCCAAACAACTCCAAATAGTTTGACATCAACGTGCACACACTACCAAAATCGATATAAACGGGATTCTATTAAAATGGATTTTAACCGTCTTATCGAAAAAAGAAGTGCAGAAAGTGATGAAGTCATCGAAATTATGCCCTTGACCATTGATCCGAGTTTTGATCCAGACTTTATTCCTCCT ACTCCCTCATGGAAGAATGGTTGGAATGAAGTAACCGCTCGCAAACACTGTGAAAATATCATTCTCAACAACCCGGCTCGGATAAGTTGTCAGAACTACATTCCATTGAAAGAAAGTACTGATATATCGATAGAACAATGTGTCTTGGATATAAGG GACAGTGGGTCGACAGAGTTTTCAAAATACACTTTGGAATCTTTAAACCACTTTTGTttagatcaaattaaaaaatacgaAAAATATCATGtgaaaaatggttttaaaagagCTTCCGTGGTAGATGCAATTGGAAAACTTGTTTGTCCTAATGATTGCTCTTCTCATGGTGTCTGCAATAAAG GACAGTGCAAGTGTAGAGCTCCATACATTGGTGTCGACTGTTCATTCACTGCCTCAATACCGCCAACCAATGTTACCTTACCAGAAAACGGATTATGTAAAACAAGCAAACGTGCATGCAAGAAAACAAACATCTTCGGTTTTTTTCATTCAGAAGTTGTATACGCCAAATTAGAGGAATTTGAA atAACAGATCTGGGAAAGACAGACAGGCTTTCAACTGCAACCCTCAAAACAACGCATATTACCCCAACTATTTTGCGAATCAACTTGCCGACCATTAACCTTAGAAGACGTTCCTCATACGGGAATTTATATGGAATTGGTTTTCACATTAGTTTGTCTTATGACAATATGCATTTTGGTGAATCCATGCCCATTGTCATTTTCAATGATATCTGTTACACCTGTAGTGCGTCAACGTTGGAATGTAACATTACG aGAACATGTGAGGATTCATCGTCAAGTCaaaacatcaatattaaaaaagagAAGGAAGGAAATG atATTTCTCTAGCTTTGATCACAGCTCTATGTATTGTTTCTGTCATCATCCTTGCGGTTGTATGTGTTTTACTTTATCTAAAGATTAGAACGACTACCTGTTTAAG cccaaaaaatgacataaaaagcCCATCATCCAAGTGTGGAGAGTGTTCCCCACATCTTTACGAGACCACGAACACAGACAGCATCACTTCCCAGCCTCCTAACTATGAATCCCTCAGC
- the LOC128162184 gene encoding polypeptide N-acetylgalactosaminyltransferase 5-like, with product MGKKLRIQLLGIVFLVSSVWMFVTLFLFDIEDEINKTRLKKFDPNGFKIANVIKKPDKIGHLRDHLNKPHFNQSVLLKRQENLKRKEILRKWKKELSFKAMSKDVNRNSDSQQIQNSSGFKSTAIARDHEKQPINSKYLVQRNSSIVREKNTTLASVKVSERDRLRHLEKLAPPDAPGEFGNPVRIDRRKLSPEQQKRYDELFKRNSFNQYASDMISVHRRLPDIRNPRYPYIGHGKIILCS from the exons ATGGGTAAAAAGCTCCGGATTCAGCTGCTGGGGATCGTTTTCCTCGTATCGTCTGTTTGGATGTTTGTAACGCTATTTCTGTTTGACATTGaagatgaaataaataaaactagatTAAAAAAATTCGATCCAAATGGTTTTAAGATTGCAAACGTCATCAAGAAACCTGATAAAATTGGACATCTTCGCGATCATTTAAATAAACCACATTTTAATCAATCGGTATTGCTAAAACGCCAAGAAAACTTGAAACGAAAGGAAATATTACGGAAATGGAAGAAAGAATTGTCATTTAAAGCAATGTCGAAAGATGTCAACAGGAACTCAGATAGTCAACAGATTCAAAATTCATCTGGTTTCAAGTCAACAGCTATTGCAAGAGACCACGAAAAACAACCCATTAATTCGAAATATCTCGTACAACGGAATTCATCAATTGTCAGAGAGAAGAATACAACATTGGCGTCTGTGAAAGTTTCTGAGCGAGACAGACTCCGACACCTAGAGAAACTAGCACCACCTGATGCCCCAG GTGAGTTTGGAAATCCTGTCCGAATTGACAGAAGAAAGCTTTCGCCGGAACAACAAAAACGTTACGATGAATTGTTCAAGAGGAACTCCTTCAATCAATACGCCAGTGACATGATTTCCGTACACCGGAGGCTGCCCGATATCAGGAACCCCAGGTATCCTTACATTGGACATGGAAAAATTATATTATGTTCATAG